The following proteins come from a genomic window of Candidatus Hydrogenedentota bacterium:
- the queC gene encoding 7-cyano-7-deazaguanine synthase QueC, with translation MTQKCPSALVLLSGGLDSSVLLHLVRRRLCDGPVHALSFDYGQRHVRELDCARRQAALAGAAAHTVLDVSFMAELVRGDTALVRGGAEVPDLAELDEAARRQPPTYVPNRNMMLLSLAAAHAEALEIRDVFYGAQAQDEYGYWDCTQEFLDRLNGVLALNRGDAVVVHAPLMQNGKAENVRLGMELGVDFAQTWSCYRGGELACGTCPTCVERLKAFAEVGVADPVGYGR, from the coding sequence ATGACCCAGAAATGCCCCTCGGCCCTGGTGCTTCTCAGCGGGGGTCTGGACTCGTCGGTGCTGCTGCATCTTGTGCGGCGGCGGCTTTGTGACGGGCCGGTGCACGCGCTCAGTTTTGACTACGGCCAGCGCCATGTCCGGGAACTGGACTGCGCCCGGCGGCAGGCGGCACTGGCGGGCGCGGCGGCGCACACGGTGCTGGATGTGTCGTTCATGGCGGAACTGGTGCGGGGGGACACGGCGCTGGTGCGGGGGGGCGCGGAGGTGCCGGACCTGGCGGAGCTGGACGAGGCGGCGCGGCGGCAGCCGCCGACGTATGTGCCGAACCGCAACATGATGCTGTTGTCGCTGGCGGCGGCCCACGCGGAGGCGCTGGAAATCCGGGATGTGTTTTACGGCGCGCAGGCCCAGGACGAGTACGGTTATTGGGACTGCACGCAGGAGTTTCTGGACCGGCTGAACGGGGTGCTGGCCCTGAACCGGGGCGATGCCGTGGTGGTCCATGCGCCGCTGATGCAAAACGGGAAGGCGGAGAATGTGCGCCTGGGGATGGAACTGGGGGTGGATTTCGCGCAGACGTGGAGCTGTTACCGGGGCGGGGAACTGGCCTGCGGGACGTGTCCCACCTGTGTGGAGCGGCTGAAGGCCTTTGCGGAAGTGGGCGTGGCGGACCCGGTTGGTTATGGGCGGTAG